The DNA window CTTGCCGAAGCCCGGATCGGACGCGGCCAATTGCTTCCATTTGGCGTTAAACTCGGGCGTCGCCGGGGTCAGCCCCTTGAACTGGTCGCCGTAGCGCGACTGTTCCAGGTACTCCTGCACCGTGCCCTTCTTGCTCGACAACTGGTACTCGCCGTAAGACACGCCGCCGGCGTCGCCGACGCCGGTGGAAATCGTCCCGGCGCCCTTGCCCGAGGACTCGTAACCCGACGAGGTCTGGCCGATATGCCAGCTGTTGATGGCGCGCTTGGCCTTCTCGATATCGTCTGCCATTGCATTCACTCCTGTGATCGTTGCTGGGTTTCCCTACCGACGGATCAGCGCTGGCGCGCGATCATCGCTTCCAGTTCGACCGCGCGCTCGGCGGTCATCTTCAATGCGCAACTGTTGGCCTCGATGCGCTGGGCCTGACCTTCGGTCTCGGCATCCCAGGCGCAGGCCTTGTCCTTCTCGGCGATCCACTTGCGCTGCGCGTCGCGCAGGACGGACATGTCCGCCGTCGGCAGCAGCGCCTGCAGGCGCTTGTAGGCGGCGTTGAGGCGGCCGTCCTGATACTCGAACTCCTGCTCGATGCAGGCCTGGATCTCGAAGGTGACGCCGTTGGTGGCTTCGGCGCACTTGCTGTAGGACTCGCGGAACATGCTGGCTTCCTTGTCGGTGGAATTTTCCTTGGGGGCGGCCTCAGGCGCCGGCGCTTGCGCAACGGCCTCAGGCACGGCAGGCGTCGGCACGGCCTCCGGCTGCGTCGCCGGCGCGGCAACCGGCGCAGGCGTCGCGGCCTCGTTGGCCGGGGCCTGGGCTTGGCAGGCGGCAGTCAATGCCAGCAATGCGGCCAAGCCGCAGCGATGAATGGCGTTCATGCGGATTACGTCTCTCCCTGACCCGTCGGGTGCGCGCGGATTCGCGCCATCGGAGCCCAGTCCCAGGCCGTGCGGCATCGTAGCAGAGGCGATCCGAGTATCAGCGCAAATTCGGGGCGCGAAGCTGAACGCGCCTCCATCCCTAGCCTCAACCGCGTCGCTCCCGCCCTCCACATGCCCACCGCGCGGCAAGATCGGCGTCCGCGCTCGAGTTCGAACGGCGCCCACGATCGACCTGACCTCCGCCGCTCAGCGCTGCCACTCGGGGCGAACGCATTCGGAGTAGCAGATCTTGCAGTCCATCGTAGAACGGCCGCACTCGCACGAGGCGACGGCCGAAGCCTCGTCCGCATCGATCGCGCTCGCCGCAATGTAGAAATCGGCGCCCCAGGCCAGTTTCATCCGGCCACCGTCGATCAGCGAGGCCGGTCTGCAGTTCCGCGCCGCTCAGGCCGATTAGCGCGCAGCGGAATAGTCGAGCGTTATCGCTCCGAAGAAACATTGAGCCAGGCGTGCAAATTCGAACACACCTAACACTGGGTTATTGCACCCGAACCGGCAAGCTGCAATCCGTATGCAGCACGCGGCATCCCGAGTCCTTCTGATTGCACCGCCCCATCGCGAGTTCGGTCGCGCGTTCGATGGATGCTGCGGTCTGGACGATGTAGTTCCTGTCGCCGGTGACCATTACCGCGCATTGATCGAAGTAGCTGGCGTCGAGTACGCACTGCTTGCCGCCGCGCTCGCGACAACGTTCCAGCGCGATGCGCTCCGCCTCGCGTCTGGAACTGGCCCCGGAGACCGCCCCCAAGGCCGCATTCGGTCCGTCGGCCGCAATCGCGCCCCAGGAACTCTTCCATACCGGTCGGGGCGAAGCCGGCCGCCCCTCGGGGGCCGGCATATTGTGGCGCCAACCGGGCCCATCGGGCGGCACGCAGTTAGGCGACGGAGGAATGCCGGCAGGACATTGTGCGGCCGCCTTCCCCACGAGAACCAACAAAATCGAGCAAGTCGCCAGAACCCCCTTCATCTCAAAGTCCTTTTCGCCGCAAAAAGCCGCCACCTCGCGCGCGGAATGCTCAATCGCAGCCCCCCCCCCCCCAAAGTGTCGAACCACAATGTGTCGAGTAGCCGATCCTAGCGTCTCGCGGCGCCACGGAGGGAATTCATCGCATGAAAAAAATGGCGCCATAAAGGCGCCATTTAGTGTGATTCAGCGATTGGGAACGACGATACCGCAATAGCGATACTCATGGTTGCGGTCAGTCGACGCGTACCGGTAGCGAGCAATTGGAGTAGTAAACGCGGCACTCCGTATCGCGGGCGCTGCACTTCTCGATCCCAAGCTCCGAGGCCCGTTCGATCGAGATCGCGGTCTGCGTCAGATACCGCGACTTGCCGGTCACCAACACCGCGCATTGGTCGTAGTAGGAGACATCCAGCACGCACTGCTTGCCGCCTTGTTCGCGGCAACGCTTCAACGCGACTTTCTCGGCCTGGCCCTTGGAGTCTTCACCAGAGGCCACGCCCAAGGCGGCACTGACGCCATCCGCCGCGATCGCCCCCCATGTCCGCTTCCATCGGGGGCGTGGAACGGCGCTTTCTTGCGACGACGCAGGCGCGCCATGGCGCCAACCCGGCGCATTGGGCGGAACGCACTGCGGATTCCCCGCCGATGGGATACCAGCCGGGCATTGGGCAGCGACGTCCCATGCATGAGCGGTCAGAGCAAGTCCGATCACCCAGAGTGCGTGCTTAATGCTCATATCATTGCCGGCGGCCGTGAGACTAGGCATCGTCTTAGATAAGAACGACAAAATCACACACCAAGGGCGCCCGAGGGCGCCCTTCATGGAAATACATGAACCCTACTGCGCGGGAACTGCGTAGGCGCAGTCCGAGTACAAGACCTTGCAATTATTCGACGATTCAGCGCACCGATCCATCGCGAGTTCGGATGCCAAGGGGACGGTTGCCGCATGGGCAGCGGCATAGAAGCCATCATCGCCCCACGCCACCACGCCGCATTGGTTGGTATAGGTAAGACTGATTTTGCAACCGCCGCCGCCCTTAGAACTGCAATAAGCGAGCGCTTCCTTCTCCGCCGCACGCTTGGTAACAGCCGCCGAGGCGGCGCCGACCGCATTATTGCTGGTGTCGATGGCCACCGCGCCCCACCGAGAAGACCACTTTGGACGCGGAGACGGAGCCGGCTGCGAAGGATTTTGCGCCGGCATGTTGTGACGCCAGCCTGGGCCGTCGGGCGGGATGCATCCCGGTGTATTCGGAATACCTGCAGGGCACTGAGCATAAACAACTCCGCTCGCAGCCAATAACAATAGAGCCAACGTAGCAATGCGCATCCCACCCCTCCTCATGACGCTATCCACGCAAAGACTACTTGCAACCAGACTCCGCGCGAATGGCACTCCACAACTATCAGCGCCCCACCTTAACAGTATCTTGGTAAATCCGGTGCGCGAGCCAAGGATAAGTCTTGATGTCTTGAACCTTATCTCCATCATATCGTGACGACGCGCCGCTTACTCGGCAAAGAGAAGGACAATACGAATGACACCTGCAAGTGTGACTCGCTTACTCTGAAGAAGATTCACCTAACAAAGAATGAAACAGACACTACTGCGCTCGATCAACCCACCGCATGGCAGCTCTTCTTCGGCAAGATCTGAAAAAAAAACAGCACCATAAAGGTGCCGTTTTTCTAGAGCAGCGAGAGGGGAAACCTAATCGATCCGGACTGGCACACTGCAATCAGTGTGAAGAACCCGACAACCAGTATCCTTTTCGTTACACCGTCCCATCGCCAAGTCAGTCGCTCGCTCAATCGAAACAGCGGTCTGGACGATGTAGTTCTTATCGCCAGTGACCATAACTGCGCATTGGTCAAAATAGCTAGCGTCAAGCACACATTGCTTACCACCGCGTTCACGGCACTGCTTCAACGCAATTTGTTCCGCTACGCGTTTTGACTTCGCCCCAGAAGCAGTACCTAATGCAGCATTCGGACCATCCGCCGCGATTGCACCCCAGGTGCTTTTCCAGACAGGTCGTGGCGCTGCAGGCGGCTGCGTATTAGGGGCAGGCATATTATGGCGCCAGCCCGGCCCATCCGGCGGAACACAATTCGGAGAGGGTGGAACACCCGCCGGGCATTGCGCGGCAGCATGTCCCATGAAAGCGATCAGAATGACGCCAGCGACAAAGATCGTTTTCATCACTAAAAGCTCCCTCTCGTCAGTGAATCAGCCACCCTACTCCCCACGTGGTCGTCGGGTATCGACCTTCATGGTGTCGGTATTGGGCGTAGCCGAATTGTTGTAGGTACCGGTTGCGTGAGTGTTAGCTGGAGTATTGAAGCCACTAGTTCGTTCAGATGTGCCTTCTCTGTTCTGCATCTGCGGCTGATAACCACCACCCTCATACCCGCGGCTGTAGCTCTGGCTCGGCGGAATCCCGCCGCCCGGCGAGGCCGATTGCTGAGCGCCCGCCGCGAAGTTGTTGTAGCTGCTGAACTGACCCAACACGCCTTGGAAGAACATCGCGGCCATCGGCGGTGCGCTGATGATCAGGATCGACAGGATCAGGCCCAGACCACCCTGCTGCAGGGCCTGGCTGGACATGCCGTCGGTCACCTTCAGAACGATCAGCTTGCCGGCCAGAGCCGTACCTCGGAAAAGGATTTTGTGCCTGCATCCTGGATCGCTATAGTCGGGCGCGCCAGGCGAAGCGCCCCATGGATTGTCGGCCTCCAACCGATCTATCACAAAAGAACCATATACCAACGGTAAAAAAACGGCACCCGAAGGCGCCGTTGTCTATCAGAAGCCGATTTCTGCACTACATGGCAGCATCGCTATCGTTGCCGAAGAGAATCAGAAGATGTTAGTTCCTGAGATCAGTTTGCCCGGACTGGAAGGGAGCAATCGGAGTACGAAATCTTGCAATCTTTAGTGGACTTACTGCATTCAGAAATCGCTATTTTCGATGCTTCCAAAACAGAAGGGCCGCGTGCTGTAGCGTAATAGTCGTAGCCCCAAGCGAGCACGCCACATTGGTTTTGGTAGGCAAGAACGATTCGGCAGCCATTACCGCCCGCCCTGCCGCATACAGCCATTGCCTCCTGTTCCGCACCTCGCTTGCTCGCGGCCTGAACCGAAGTGCCGACACTGCTATTGCTGTCGTCTACCGCTATAGCCCCCCAACGAGAAGACCACTGCTTGGGGCGCGGAGCGGTTTGAGGTGCTGGCTGCTGAGCAGGCATGTTATGTCGCCAGCCAGGGCCATCCGGTGGAATACAACCTGGCGTGTTGGGAATGCCCGCTGGACATTGAGCATATGCCCCTCCCATGCACCCTAAAAGCACTGCCGCGACCAAAACACGCATCGGTAGACTCCTTTACCTCGACTAAGTTGAAGTCACTAACCCAGTTGCAGGACTAGCGACCCGGAGTACCTATTCTCGCGCTCCCGTCTTAACCGTATCTTGATGTGCAACATTCGGGGTGCCACTGACCCTGCTTCCGACCATATTCGGCCCCCCACCCATATTGGGTCCACCACCAGGAGTCACGCGCCCTCCCCCGCCCGCTTCGTACGAGGGATTGTTGGGAGCATACGACGAGGGAGAGTAGCTACTCTCTTGACGATAGCTCGGCGGAATCCCGCCGCCCGGCGAGGCCGATTGCTGAGCGCCCGCCGCGAAGTTGTTGTAGCTGCTGAACTGACCCAACACGCCTTGGAAGAACATTGCGGCCATCGGCGGTGCGCTGATGATCAGGATCGACAGGATCAG is part of the Lysobacter firmicutimachus genome and encodes:
- a CDS encoding lysozyme inhibitor LprI family protein, translating into MNAIHRCGLAALLALTAACQAQAPANEAATPAPVAAPATQPEAVPTPAVPEAVAQAPAPEAAPKENSTDKEASMFRESYSKCAEATNGVTFEIQACIEQEFEYQDGRLNAAYKRLQALLPTADMSVLRDAQRKWIAEKDKACAWDAETEGQAQRIEANSCALKMTAERAVELEAMIARQR
- a CDS encoding DUF4189 domain-containing protein; translation: MKGVLATCSILLVLVGKAAAQCPAGIPPSPNCVPPDGPGWRHNMPAPEGRPASPRPVWKSSWGAIAADGPNAALGAVSGASSRREAERIALERCRERGGKQCVLDASYFDQCAVMVTGDRNYIVQTAASIERATELAMGRCNQKDSGCRVLHTDCSLPVRVQ
- a CDS encoding DUF4189 domain-containing protein; its protein translation is MSIKHALWVIGLALTAHAWDVAAQCPAGIPSAGNPQCVPPNAPGWRHGAPASSQESAVPRPRWKRTWGAIAADGVSAALGVASGEDSKGQAEKVALKRCREQGGKQCVLDVSYYDQCAVLVTGKSRYLTQTAISIERASELGIEKCSARDTECRVYYSNCSLPVRVD
- a CDS encoding DUF4189 domain-containing protein: MAIDTSNNAVGAASAAVTKRAAEKEALAYCSSKGGGGCKISLTYTNQCGVVAWGDDGFYAAAHAATVPLASELAMDRCAESSNNCKVLYSDCAYAVPAQ
- a CDS encoding DUF4189 domain-containing protein, translating into MKTIFVAGVILIAFMGHAAAQCPAGVPPSPNCVPPDGPGWRHNMPAPNTQPPAAPRPVWKSTWGAIAADGPNAALGTASGAKSKRVAEQIALKQCRERGGKQCVLDASYFDQCAVMVTGDKNYIVQTAVSIERATDLAMGRCNEKDTGCRVLHTDCSVPVRID
- a CDS encoding DUF4189 domain-containing protein, encoding MRVLVAAVLLGCMGGAYAQCPAGIPNTPGCIPPDGPGWRHNMPAQQPAPQTAPRPKQWSSRWGAIAVDDSNSSVGTSVQAASKRGAEQEAMAVCGRAGGNGCRIVLAYQNQCGVLAWGYDYYATARGPSVLEASKIAISECSKSTKDCKISYSDCSLPVRAN